One genomic region from Nymphalis io chromosome 18, ilAglIoxx1.1, whole genome shotgun sequence encodes:
- the LOC126775228 gene encoding uncharacterized protein LOC126775228, giving the protein MNATMFRRVLLFTIFLHVTRNALVQSAKQQVQLSDSYLPVAMQVIAHLTDQMAFEVKDDVTPRPPRPTTKPTTQKPLDVTTPFHKPGLYAPTSPPKPSDRVKPKSPHNYVLLPLENNAQYTIIEPQEKRTEEPLLAAHNEEVKPILEPLPNVPHHLLPYQTDLKVSSRSDGYDEINEENLQYLSQNVRDMLRMAHDPDDERLVDVWEGLRANPAEVSTKGKLSSSNLRLLLLYDLLSRDAKRQKLSDYSGFSPDVMKTLVDSSDAGARAQLSMALSKMVERHDCGHEYANNRAKEMVVELAKDESLLSSELRYLQPLVYRF; this is encoded by the exons aaCGCAACGATGTTCCGAcgagtattattatttacaatatttctgCATGTTACAAGAAATGCATTG GTTCAATCAGCCAAACAGCAGGTCCAGCTCTCGGACTCCTATCTCCCTGTCGCCATGCAAGTGATAGCCCACCTTACGGACCAGATGGCTTTCGAGGTGAAAGATGACGTAACACCGCGTCCCCCGAGACCTACGACCAAACCAACCACTCAAAAACCACT AGACGTTACTACACCCTTCCACAAGCCAGGGTTATACGCACCGACATCACCACCCAAGCCATCAGACAGGGTGAAACCAAAATCACCACACAATTACGTTCTCCTTCCCCTCGAAAACAATGCTCAATATACAATCATAGAACCCCAAGAGAAGAGAACAGAAGAACCACTACTAGCGGCTCATAATGAAGAAGTGAAACCAATATTGGAACCACTGCCCAACGTACCCCATCACCTGTTACCTTATCAGACAGATTTGAAAGTATCAAGTCGTTCTGATGGTTACGACGAAATAAATGAAGAGAACTTGCAATACTTATCACAAAATGTTAGAGACATGCTCAGAATGGCTCATGATCCCGACGATGAAAGGCTTGTTGATGTTTGGGAGGGTTTAAGGGCAAATCCAGCTGAAGTGTCTACTAAAGGAAAGCTGTCATCTTCTAACTTGAGACTACTTCTCTTGTACGATCTTCTGAGCAGAGACGCGAAGAGACAGAAACTATCAGATTACagt GGTTTCTCACCAGATGTAATGAAGACCCTCGTAGATTCATCAGACGCCGGAGCCAGGGCTCAACTGAGCATGGCCTTGTCAAAAATGGTGGAACGACACGATTGCGGCCACGAATACGCCAACAATCGGGCCAAGGAAATGGTCGTTGAATTGGCCAAAGATGAATCACTTCTATCATCAGAGTTGAGATATTTACAGCCTCTAGTTTATAGATTCTAA